Proteins found in one Clostridium kluyveri DSM 555 genomic segment:
- a CDS encoding nitroreductase family protein, which translates to MDFLTLAKQRCTTRGFTGAQIPKDDLNQILSAGRVAPTACNKQPQRIIVVQSEENILKIKKAYQTFGSKCVFIVCRDRRDELIRPFDQKCSGDLDIGIVCDHLMLAARELNIGSVMVGLFDPAIISNEFHLPEYIEPTALLLMGYPEKGFLSPERHIAQRKEISETVMYEKYID; encoded by the coding sequence ATGGATTTTTTAACACTGGCAAAACAACGCTGCACAACACGCGGCTTTACGGGAGCACAGATTCCAAAAGATGACTTAAATCAGATTTTATCGGCTGGACGTGTCGCCCCTACAGCCTGTAATAAACAACCACAAAGGATTATTGTTGTTCAAAGTGAAGAAAACATTTTAAAAATTAAAAAGGCTTATCAAACGTTTGGTTCTAAGTGTGTTTTTATCGTGTGTCGGGATCGACGGGATGAATTAATACGGCCATTTGATCAAAAATGTTCTGGCGATTTGGATATAGGTATTGTCTGTGACCACCTGATGTTGGCAGCAAGAGAATTAAATATTGGAAGCGTAATGGTTGGTTTGTTTGATCCCGCAATTATAAGCAATGAATTTCATTTACCAGAGTACATAGAACCGACAGCTTTACTCTTAATGGGGTATCCAGAAAAAGGCTTTTTAAGTCCAGAGCGTCATATTGCCCAACGCAAAGAAATAAGCGAAACGGTGATGTATGAGAAATATAT
- a CDS encoding TetR/AcrR family transcriptional regulator gives MNDVREPIQKRSIETKKKILDAGFALFCEKGYYKTNTIEIAKRAGISTGALYSYFKDKKQIYIAAFHDYLENISGHLLEKLSLQQPFSLASFVENWICYYIDLYADTSHALAQLRMMISEDTDINRHFSNFENEYFLKIKELLNKNGITQDDLFEKVYTCCILIDALRQEKSAFSHNGLDFNIFKDQVTKTVIVLLSS, from the coding sequence ATGAATGATGTAAGAGAACCCATTCAAAAACGTTCTATTGAAACAAAGAAAAAAATACTAGATGCCGGGTTTGCCCTTTTTTGCGAAAAAGGATATTATAAAACCAATACAATTGAGATTGCCAAACGTGCTGGTATCTCAACAGGAGCGCTATATAGTTACTTTAAAGATAAGAAACAAATATACATTGCTGCTTTTCACGATTATCTTGAAAATATTTCAGGCCATTTACTTGAAAAATTAAGTTTGCAACAACCTTTTTCACTAGCTAGTTTTGTCGAAAATTGGATCTGTTATTATATTGACTTATATGCCGATACCAGTCACGCTCTGGCTCAGTTAAGAATGATGATATCAGAAGATACTGATATCAATCGTCATTTTTCCAATTTTGAAAATGAATATTTTTTAAAAATTAAAGAGCTATTAAATAAAAATGGCATAACGCAAGATGACTTATTTGAAAAAGTTTACACTTGCTGCATTTTAATTGATGCTCTTAGACAGGAAAAATCTGCATTTTCACACAACGGCTTAGACTTCAATATTTTTAAAGACCAAGTAACCAAAACTGTCATTGTATTATTGTCAAGTTGA
- a CDS encoding relaxase/mobilization nuclease domain-containing protein, with amino-acid sequence MHIATTRLMTRHAGSGMTIMETLKDGFDYGKNPDKTRNGDLILAYECDPDTADAEFLLSKAKYKAITGREQKRDNDVLYYQIRQAFPPGETDPETALKISYDLAMRWTKGRHAFFVVSHADRPHPHCHIYYNSTSLDCTRKFRDFIGSARAVRRLSDRICFENRLSVITNPKRHSKGKFKHYGEWLGGHKPPTFQEKLKAQIDICLATKPPDMDTFLQAMVAAGYEIKQGRGGAISFRAEGQERFTRLRASTLGKGYGQEDIQAAIEGRTAPQQRRKVNLIVDIQSRMKAGKGPAYERWAMVFNLKQMAAALQYLQENGLIEYADLEQKAAELTDHFHVLSDSIKSTEAAMRVNAELKAAVVDYAKTRSVFEGYKAAKYNKKYLVEHEADIATYRAAQDTFRRLLSGAKLPKMDTLKAEFQRLSADKKKAYREYRETKKDMQEIVTVKSNIDHLLGLMDAQKNKERER; translated from the coding sequence ATGCACATAGCAACCACCCGCCTTATGACCCGTCATGCAGGAAGCGGCATGACCATTATGGAAACCTTAAAGGACGGTTTTGATTACGGGAAAAATCCAGACAAGACCCGCAACGGCGATTTAATTCTTGCCTATGAATGTGACCCCGACACGGCTGACGCAGAATTTTTACTCTCAAAAGCAAAGTACAAAGCTATCACAGGGCGGGAACAAAAACGGGATAATGATGTGCTGTATTATCAAATCCGGCAGGCATTCCCGCCCGGCGAAACAGATCCGGAAACCGCCCTCAAAATCAGTTATGACCTTGCCATGCGCTGGACGAAAGGCCGACACGCCTTTTTCGTGGTTTCCCATGCTGACCGCCCCCACCCTCATTGCCATATCTACTACAATTCAACCTCGCTGGACTGCACCCGGAAATTCCGGGATTTTATCGGTTCGGCCCGTGCGGTGCGGCGGCTCTCCGACCGTATATGTTTTGAAAATAGGCTATCTGTTATTACCAATCCGAAACGCCACAGCAAGGGAAAATTCAAGCATTACGGGGAATGGCTCGGCGGTCATAAGCCGCCCACCTTTCAAGAGAAATTAAAGGCGCAGATTGATATTTGCCTTGCAACGAAGCCGCCGGATATGGATACCTTTTTACAAGCAATGGTGGCGGCTGGCTATGAAATCAAGCAGGGGCGCGGCGGCGCAATTAGCTTTCGGGCAGAGGGGCAGGAACGCTTTACCCGGCTCCGTGCTTCTACTCTTGGCAAGGGCTACGGGCAGGAGGATATACAAGCGGCGATTGAGGGCAGAACCGCCCCGCAGCAACGGCGCAAGGTCAATCTGATTGTGGATATTCAATCCCGTATGAAAGCTGGAAAAGGCCCTGCCTATGAACGGTGGGCAATGGTATTCAACCTAAAGCAAATGGCGGCAGCCTTACAGTATTTACAGGAAAACGGCTTGATAGAATATGCGGATTTAGAGCAAAAGGCCGCAGAGCTTACCGACCACTTTCATGTGCTTTCGGATAGCATAAAATCCACCGAAGCCGCTATGCGTGTCAATGCGGAGCTAAAGGCGGCAGTGGTGGATTACGCTAAAACCCGGTCTGTGTTTGAGGGGTATAAGGCGGCGAAGTACAACAAGAAATATCTTGTGGAGCATGAAGCGGATATTGCCACCTACCGGGCGGCGCAGGACACCTTCCGGCGTTTGCTGTCCGGGGCAAAGTTACCTAAAATGGATACGCTGAAAGCAGAGTTTCAGCGGTTGTCGGCAGACAAGAAAAAGGCTTACCGGGAGTATCGGGAAACCAAAAAAGATATGCAGGAAATTGTAACGGTGAAAAGCAATATTGACCATCTGCTTGGCCTGATGGACGCGCAGAAAAATAAGGAAAGGGAGCGATAG
- a CDS encoding CD1845 family protein has product MKFIKLIFKIIAAPFVVLLTIVTPMIEFVFCYAAALLQVVSGIGVLISIALLISGEKLGFGVFLFLSFLISPLGIPAIAEHLIDGLHSLNNSLRFFIVN; this is encoded by the coding sequence ATGAAGTTTATCAAACTGATATTTAAGATTATCGCCGCGCCGTTTGTGGTTCTGCTGACGATAGTAACACCCATGATTGAATTTGTGTTCTGCTATGCAGCCGCTCTCTTGCAAGTGGTTTCCGGGATAGGTGTTCTTATCAGTATTGCCCTGCTGATAAGCGGCGAAAAGCTGGGCTTCGGCGTGTTCCTGTTCCTGTCGTTTTTGATTTCTCCTCTTGGGATTCCCGCCATTGCGGAACACCTGATTGACGGACTGCACAGCCTGAACAACTCGCTTCGCTTTTTCATTGTAAACTAA
- a CDS encoding DUF5677 domain-containing protein produces MPRELCIIIIKNTSTRQYIPICKSNLAHRSFTNMDNTISIQKAISLSRQIQDHLNKDILKEGQPFIILEKYEWLREVLSLLAKQSNLFESCIVLLENNMEQEAYILARSQFNNMLWISYICNDNDNSRVKEYFYEPHITQLQQLYNIKKYLRSLPEDTPQFEEFSTLDFKVINSTINKIKGILRTEGYTVDNAQKPLKNKSIFELTEKDPLLLGMYLSFYNDASKFEHADISTVKNYRNAVVDDISDSIAFTFELNQSNIALWKSVFKHTLTILFQSINTLYTRIKSQDKHLFDFKQYEEADFCSIIVNIKMASDIVDSISE; encoded by the coding sequence ATGCCACGGGAATTATGTATAATAATTATAAAAAACACGTCTACAAGACAATACATACCTATATGTAAATCAAACTTAGCACACAGGAGTTTTACTAATATGGATAATACAATTTCTATACAGAAAGCAATTTCGCTTTCACGTCAAATTCAAGACCATCTTAATAAAGATATTCTTAAAGAAGGACAGCCATTTATAATTTTAGAAAAATATGAATGGCTTCGCGAAGTATTATCATTGCTTGCAAAACAATCAAATCTATTTGAAAGTTGCATTGTATTACTGGAAAATAATATGGAACAAGAAGCATATATTCTTGCTCGAAGTCAGTTTAACAACATGCTTTGGATTTCTTATATATGCAACGATAATGATAATTCCAGAGTAAAAGAATATTTTTATGAGCCTCATATAACTCAGTTACAACAACTTTACAACATAAAAAAATATTTACGAAGTTTGCCAGAGGACACTCCACAATTTGAAGAATTTTCCACACTGGATTTCAAGGTCATTAACTCAACAATTAATAAAATCAAGGGTATTCTTAGAACCGAGGGTTACACTGTAGACAACGCTCAAAAACCTTTAAAGAATAAGAGCATTTTTGAATTAACCGAAAAAGATCCATTGTTACTTGGAATGTATCTGTCATTCTACAATGATGCAAGTAAATTTGAACATGCAGATATATCAACTGTGAAAAATTATAGAAATGCTGTTGTAGATGACATTTCTGATAGTATTGCTTTCACATTTGAATTAAATCAATCAAACATAGCTTTATGGAAGTCGGTCTTTAAGCATACACTTACCATACTTTTTCAGTCAATTAATACACTATATACTCGCATTAAAAGTCAAGATAAACACTTATTTGATTTCAAGCAGTATGAGGAAGCTGATTTTTGTTCTATCATTGTTAATATAAAAATGGCATCTGATATAGTTGATTCTATATCAGAATGA
- a CDS encoding plasmid mobilization protein, with product MSRPKRRRGVPLYVWVSNDEYAAIQERMAQAGTQNLSAYIRKMALNGYVLNVDLAPVRELVSLQRRCANNLNQVAIHANTYGVYPSEIAALQKDYTELWGRVSEVLKQLTAVVEL from the coding sequence GTGAGCCGCCCCAAACGCAGGCGGGGCGTTCCCCTTTATGTTTGGGTGAGTAATGATGAATACGCCGCCATTCAGGAACGTATGGCACAAGCCGGAACACAGAATTTAAGCGCCTATATCCGCAAAATGGCGCTCAATGGCTATGTGCTGAATGTTGACCTTGCCCCCGTCCGGGAGCTGGTTTCCCTGCAACGCAGATGTGCCAACAATCTGAATCAGGTTGCCATTCATGCCAATACCTACGGCGTTTATCCGTCCGAAATTGCCGCCCTGCAAAAAGATTATACCGAGTTATGGGGCCGGGTTTCAGAGGTACTCAAACAGCTTACGGCGGTAGTGGAGCTATAA
- a CDS encoding DUF4316 domain-containing protein, giving the protein MEKDNYLKNAELSTEQNYNMIDGIPNNAPLPVPQAMLEERPKDRVKEPPAKRRSREREER; this is encoded by the coding sequence ATGGAAAAGGATAACTACTTGAAAAATGCAGAGCTTTCGACCGAGCAGAATTACAACATGATTGATGGGATTCCGAATAATGCCCCTCTGCCTGTTCCGCAGGCCATGCTGGAGGAAAGGCCGAAAGACAGGGTAAAGGAGCCGCCGGCAAAGCGCAGGAGCCGGGAACGGGAGGAACGGTGA
- a CDS encoding cysteine-rich VLP domain-containing protein has translation MSADSRELTRRERAAIRKLVTGMCANYDPEYGCLPLDYGGCYMLDKCWTGAYCKYFQKAVLPLDPVLEANLAGTPAVLSRKTCPVCGAAYLPVTSQTYCSEACRRKGKREADRRRQQRHRRKNKG, from the coding sequence ATGAGTGCCGATTCCCGCGAACTGACCCGCCGGGAACGTGCCGCAATCCGCAAGCTGGTAACAGGTATGTGCGCCAACTATGACCCGGAATACGGCTGTCTGCCCCTTGATTACGGCGGCTGTTACATGCTGGATAAATGCTGGACGGGCGCATACTGCAAGTATTTTCAAAAGGCCGTGCTTCCGCTTGATCCGGTACTGGAAGCCAATTTAGCAGGAACCCCCGCCGTGCTTTCCCGTAAGACCTGCCCGGTCTGCGGTGCGGCCTATCTTCCTGTCACCAGTCAGACCTATTGTTCCGAAGCCTGCCGCCGGAAAGGAAAACGCGAAGCAGACCGCCGCCGCCAACAGCGGCACAGGCGCAAAAACAAGGGGTAA
- a CDS encoding DUF4366 domain-containing protein, whose amino-acid sequence MRKFRMMAALCAVFLMTFSFSTMAYASGGEETPEVTEAPATSETTSAPNPFTPAGTGTVVNTATDEDGKQFYTITTPDENVFYLVIDLQREQDNVYFLNAVTEKDLLALAEKSEDTEENETAVVSTPEPESNSETDISSETSSETSTEPEQKSDTQMLLLVLAVVVIGGGAGYYFKIYRPKQEQAALAEDEFDEYEADPYDEQEDDTPPWEVDGEESDTGEDEDA is encoded by the coding sequence ATGAGAAAATTTCGCATGATGGCGGCGCTGTGCGCCGTTTTTTTAATGACCTTTTCCTTTAGCACCATGGCCTACGCCAGCGGCGGTGAGGAAACCCCGGAAGTAACGGAAGCCCCTGCTACTTCTGAAACAACCAGTGCCCCCAATCCCTTTACCCCTGCCGGAACGGGAACGGTAGTCAATACCGCCACGGACGAGGACGGCAAGCAATTTTATACCATTACCACCCCGGACGAAAATGTATTTTATCTTGTGATTGACCTTCAGCGCGAACAGGATAACGTATATTTCCTGAACGCCGTGACGGAAAAAGACCTGCTGGCTCTTGCGGAGAAGTCCGAGGATACAGAGGAAAATGAAACCGCCGTTGTGTCCACTCCCGAACCGGAAAGCAATTCTGAAACGGATATAAGCTCTGAAACTTCTTCCGAAACCTCTACGGAGCCGGAGCAAAAAAGCGATACCCAAATGCTCTTACTGGTGCTGGCGGTTGTAGTTATTGGCGGCGGGGCCGGATATTACTTCAAGATTTATCGCCCGAAGCAGGAACAGGCCGCTTTGGCAGAGGACGAATTTGACGAATACGAAGCCGACCCCTATGACGAACAGGAGGACGATACCCCGCCGTGGGAAGTAGACGGGGAGGAGTCTGATACCGGGGAGGACGAGGACGCATGA
- a CDS encoding DUF4315 family protein, with protein sequence MNAKIERVSKDIQKTKEKINEFQTKLRELEKQKTELENLEIVDAVRGMDISLTDLADLLKAAKAGGATSGQLGPKSTVHDESKKEEIEE encoded by the coding sequence TTGAACGCGAAAATTGAGCGTGTAAGCAAGGACATACAGAAAACAAAGGAAAAAATCAATGAGTTTCAAACGAAGCTGCGGGAGCTGGAAAAGCAGAAAACCGAGCTTGAAAATCTGGAAATCGTGGACGCGGTGCGTGGTATGGATATTTCCCTGACCGACCTTGCCGACCTGCTGAAAGCGGCAAAGGCAGGCGGCGCCACTTCGGGCCAACTTGGCCCGAAGTCCACAGTACATGACGAATCGAAAAAGGAGGAAATCGAAGAATGA
- a CDS encoding C40 family peptidase → MRDTGRSGRLRFEPEGQAATSGQLGPKSKKRTAPKKGGSHNMTPPDAPSTVKNSTGPVPPDTANKKLRFEDEASPDTFSSVESTSATSGQLGPKSGKLRQDSKKPRPSERLRCDGEPPPGDESASRDGSTNKKAAQDGKRMEKSKLRMEKSGEKLNTAREKLAAQKPPKKPGPVKTISRAARYQSWWYVHGKIHQVEHENAGTEAVHKTELAGEHLVRGGTRFIKHRIRTRPARQVRKWENKHISARADYTYRQLVKENPGLQSNPVSRFWQKQRLKKQYRKQAKEAAKQGKKAVRFTEKVARTVAAFVKSNPKVILLGLVLFLLIVILQSCIAGITTIGNGLISVVGGTSYGSSDNDIEAVEENYTELEKDLRERLSRIERDYPNYDEYRYSVDEIGHDPFELASYLTAKYGGYTPAQVQVELKALFGQQYILTITETVEVRYRTETDTWTDENGETHTDTYEVPYDYYILNVSLKNKSLGAVALANLDPEQTERYLIYQKTKGNRPYLFEGNIYVHPGEYTDYDIPPEALADPEFAALIAEAEKYLGYPYVWGGASPSTSFDCSGFVCYVLDQSGVYPMSRTTAQGIFNQCAKIPRSEAKPGDIIFFTGTYDSSGPVSHVGIYVGGNMMLHCASGGVQYARMDTNYWTEHFYAMGRL, encoded by the coding sequence ATGCGTGATACGGGCAGGTCGGGCCGTTTGCGGTTTGAGCCTGAGGGACAGGCGGCAACTTCGGGCCAACTTGGCCCGAAGTCCAAAAAGCGGACTGCACCGAAAAAGGGCGGCTCCCACAATATGACACCGCCGGACGCACCTTCGACTGTTAAAAACAGCACTGGCCCGGTTCCGCCTGACACGGCAAATAAGAAGCTACGGTTTGAAGATGAAGCCTCCCCCGACACTTTTTCATCTGTGGAAAGCACTTCTGCCACTTCGGGCCAACTTGGCCCGAAGTCGGGAAAGCTCCGGCAGGACAGCAAGAAGCCCCGACCCTCTGAACGCCTGCGGTGTGACGGTGAGCCGCCGCCCGGCGACGAATCCGCTTCCCGTGATGGCTCTACCAACAAAAAGGCGGCGCAAGACGGTAAGCGTATGGAGAAATCAAAGCTCCGTATGGAAAAGAGCGGTGAAAAGCTGAATACCGCCCGTGAGAAATTGGCGGCACAGAAGCCCCCGAAAAAGCCCGGCCCGGTAAAAACCATTAGCCGCGCCGCCCGTTACCAATCGTGGTGGTATGTGCATGGGAAAATTCATCAGGTGGAGCATGAAAATGCGGGCACGGAAGCCGTCCACAAAACCGAGCTTGCCGGGGAACACCTTGTTCGGGGCGGTACACGCTTCATCAAGCACCGTATCCGCACCCGACCCGCCCGGCAGGTTCGCAAGTGGGAAAACAAACATATCAGTGCAAGGGCCGATTACACCTACCGCCAGCTTGTTAAAGAGAATCCGGGCCTGCAAAGCAATCCGGTTTCCCGGTTCTGGCAGAAGCAAAGGCTGAAAAAGCAGTATCGAAAGCAGGCAAAGGAAGCGGCAAAGCAGGGCAAAAAAGCGGTGAGATTCACGGAAAAAGTAGCCCGGACGGTTGCGGCCTTTGTAAAAAGCAATCCCAAAGTTATATTGCTTGGTCTGGTGCTGTTCCTGCTGATTGTGATTCTGCAATCCTGCATAGCGGGAATCACCACCATTGGAAACGGACTGATTAGCGTTGTGGGCGGCACTTCCTACGGTTCGTCGGACAACGATATTGAAGCCGTGGAAGAAAATTATACCGAGCTGGAAAAGGATTTGCGGGAACGGCTCTCCCGAATAGAACGGGATTATCCGAACTATGACGAGTACCGTTATTCCGTTGACGAAATCGGGCACGACCCCTTTGAACTGGCTTCCTATCTTACCGCCAAATACGGCGGCTACACCCCGGCACAGGTACAGGTAGAACTGAAAGCCCTGTTCGGGCAACAGTATATTCTGACCATCACGGAAACGGTGGAGGTACGCTACCGCACGGAAACCGACACATGGACGGACGAAAACGGCGAAACCCATACCGACACCTACGAGGTTCCCTACGATTACTATATCCTCAATGTGTCTTTGAAAAATAAGTCATTGGGAGCCGTGGCCCTTGCCAATCTCGACCCGGAGCAGACGGAACGCTACCTTATCTACCAAAAGACCAAAGGCAACCGCCCTTATCTCTTTGAGGGCAATATCTACGTTCACCCTGGCGAATACACCGATTACGACATACCGCCGGAAGCTCTGGCCGACCCGGAATTTGCCGCCCTGATTGCCGAAGCGGAAAAATATTTAGGCTATCCCTATGTTTGGGGCGGTGCTTCTCCCTCCACTTCCTTTGACTGTTCGGGCTTTGTGTGCTATGTGCTGGATCAGTCCGGCGTATATCCCATGAGCCGGACAACCGCGCAGGGCATTTTTAACCAGTGTGCGAAGATCCCGCGCTCCGAAGCAAAACCCGGCGACATTATCTTTTTTACGGGAACCTACGACAGTTCCGGGCCTGTGTCGCACGTTGGAATCTATGTAGGCGGGAATATGATGCTACATTGTGCCAGCGGCGGCGTTCAGTACGCCCGTATGGACACCAATTACTGGACGGAACATTTTTATGCAATGGGCCGGTTATAG
- a CDS encoding VirB4-like conjugal transfer ATPase, CD1110 family, whose amino-acid sequence MAQKTKRPPVPVKSGKPKKRGPQSAQQTIPYKEMLKDGICKVREGYYTKTLSYEDINYAVASSDDQSTIFDGYCGFLNYFDSALPFQLSFINHRSRPENRYSVNISPQDDDFNSIRGEFTAMLENQIAKSNNGIVRSKYITFGINANGIAAARPRLERIEADIVGNFKKLGVQSATLSGRERLEVLHSQLHPGGREPFRFSWDMIPKTGMGTKDFIAPTSFDFRQSRAFRVGTTWGAALYMQIMASELSDKLLAELLEVDAEMTITLHIQTVDQTKAVKTVKAKLTDIDRMKMDEQKKAARAGYDIDILPPDLLTYSKDAAALLADLQSRNERMFLLTFLVVNTAPTRQQLENDIFTVSGITQKYNCFLKRLDFQQEQGFMSSLPLGYNGIEIQRGMTTSSTAIFVPFMTQELRMDGQALYYGMNALSHNVIMADRKKLKSANGLYLGSTGSGKSFAAKRELINVFLATKDRIIVVDPMGEYAPLVRRLGGEVIEISPDSPHNINPMDLKLNLAGEDSPLSMKADFLLSLCELIIGGKEGLQPIEKTVIDRCVRLVYRELALGIGDGKMPLLQDLYESLCQQPEPEARRIATALELYCTGSLNMFNHPTNVQTDNRITCIVLKSMGENLRKIAMHITNELVTQAVDENFSRSLATWCYYDEFHILLQDALSASYFVREWKMLRKKGCVPSALTQNVKDLLASREIENILENSDFMILLSQAQGDRAILAKQLGISEHQLSYIAHSNSGEGLLFFGNTTIPFVDRFPRGEIYNLLTTRPEDIREAQNA is encoded by the coding sequence ATGGCACAAAAAACAAAACGCCCACCCGTTCCCGTAAAAAGTGGAAAGCCTAAAAAGCGCGGGCCGCAGTCGGCACAGCAGACCATTCCCTACAAGGAAATGCTGAAAGACGGTATCTGCAAGGTGCGGGAGGGCTACTATACAAAGACCCTTTCCTATGAGGATATTAACTACGCCGTGGCTTCCAGTGATGACCAAAGCACTATTTTTGACGGCTATTGCGGCTTTCTCAATTACTTTGACAGTGCCTTGCCCTTTCAGCTATCCTTTATCAATCACCGTTCCCGCCCGGAGAATCGTTACAGCGTGAATATATCCCCGCAGGACGACGATTTCAACAGTATTCGAGGCGAATTTACCGCCATGCTGGAAAACCAGATTGCCAAAAGCAACAACGGCATTGTCCGTTCCAAATACATTACGTTCGGTATCAATGCGAACGGGATCGCGGCGGCACGACCCCGCTTGGAGCGTATCGAAGCGGATATTGTGGGGAACTTCAAGAAACTTGGCGTACAGTCGGCAACCCTTTCCGGGCGGGAACGCTTGGAAGTGCTGCACAGCCAGCTTCACCCCGGAGGGCGGGAGCCGTTCCGCTTTTCATGGGATATGATACCCAAAACAGGCATGGGGACAAAGGACTTTATTGCTCCCACTTCCTTTGACTTTCGCCAAAGCCGCGCCTTTCGTGTGGGAACCACATGGGGCGCGGCTCTGTATATGCAGATTATGGCTTCTGAGCTTTCCGATAAGCTGTTAGCGGAGCTTTTGGAAGTGGACGCGGAAATGACCATCACCCTGCATATCCAGACAGTAGACCAGACCAAAGCGGTGAAAACGGTCAAGGCAAAGCTGACCGACATAGACCGTATGAAAATGGACGAGCAGAAAAAAGCCGCACGGGCCGGATATGATATTGACATACTTCCCCCGGATTTACTGACATACAGCAAGGACGCGGCGGCACTCTTGGCAGATTTACAGAGCCGGAACGAGCGAATGTTTCTGCTTACGTTCCTTGTGGTGAATACAGCCCCCACCCGCCAGCAGTTGGAAAATGACATTTTCACGGTATCGGGCATTACGCAGAAATATAACTGCTTTCTCAAACGGCTGGATTTTCAGCAGGAACAGGGCTTTATGTCCTCGCTCCCTCTTGGGTACAACGGAATCGAGATACAGCGGGGCATGACAACCTCAAGCACCGCTATTTTCGTTCCCTTTATGACGCAGGAGCTTCGCATGGACGGGCAGGCATTGTATTACGGCATGAACGCCCTTTCCCATAACGTCATTATGGCAGACCGCAAAAAGCTGAAATCTGCCAACGGCCTGTATCTTGGCAGTACAGGCTCCGGCAAGAGCTTTGCCGCAAAACGTGAGCTAATCAACGTGTTTCTTGCCACCAAAGACCGCATTATCGTGGTAGACCCAATGGGCGAATACGCCCCGCTGGTCAGGCGGCTTGGCGGGGAGGTCATAGAAATATCGCCGGACAGCCCCCATAACATCAACCCAATGGACTTAAAACTGAACTTAGCCGGAGAGGACAGCCCGCTTTCTATGAAAGCGGATTTTTTATTGTCCTTATGCGAACTGATTATCGGCGGCAAGGAGGGCTTACAGCCTATTGAAAAAACGGTGATTGACCGTTGTGTGCGGCTGGTGTACCGGGAGCTTGCCCTTGGAATCGGGGACGGGAAAATGCCGCTTCTGCAAGACCTGTATGAAAGCTTGTGCCAGCAACCTGAACCGGAAGCCAGACGGATTGCAACCGCATTGGAGCTTTACTGCACCGGCTCCCTCAATATGTTCAACCACCCTACCAATGTGCAGACCGACAACCGCATTACCTGTATCGTGCTGAAAAGCATGGGCGAAAACTTACGCAAAATCGCCATGCACATCACAAACGAGCTGGTGACACAGGCGGTAGACGAGAATTTTTCCAGAAGTCTTGCGACCTGGTGCTACTATGACGAATTTCATATTTTGTTGCAGGACGCATTGAGCGCCAGCTATTTTGTGCGTGAGTGGAAAATGCTTCGTAAAAAGGGCTGTGTGCCGAGCGCGCTTACACAGAATGTGAAAGACCTTTTAGCCAGCCGGGAAATCGAAAACATCTTGGAAAACAGCGACTTTATGATACTGCTGTCACAGGCGCAGGGCGACCGGGCAATCCTCGCCAAACAGCTTGGCATATCAGAACATCAGCTATCCTATATCGCCCACAGCAATTCCGGGGAGGGGCTTTTGTTCTTCGGCAATACCACCATTCCCTTTGTAGACCGTTTCCCCCGTGGTGAAATCTACAATCTGCTTACCACCCGCCCGGAGGACATCAGGGAGGCCCAAAATGCGTGA
- a CDS encoding PrgI family protein, with the protein MAYVSVPNDLSKIKTKVAFNLTKRQLLCFGAAAVVGIPPYLFTRTAIGNTGAMLLMITFMLPCFLIAMYERDGQPLEKVVRNIVRSKFLWPRTRPYQTQNFYSYLSNPGKEVSPNGTKNKTPTRSRKKWKA; encoded by the coding sequence TTGGCCTATGTAAGCGTACCAAATGATTTATCAAAAATAAAAACCAAAGTGGCGTTCAATCTCACCAAACGCCAGCTACTATGCTTCGGAGCGGCGGCGGTAGTCGGGATTCCGCCTTATCTTTTTACCCGTACCGCCATTGGCAATACCGGGGCCATGCTCTTAATGATTACCTTTATGCTCCCTTGTTTTCTCATTGCCATGTATGAGCGTGACGGACAGCCGCTGGAAAAGGTGGTGCGTAATATTGTCCGCTCCAAATTCCTATGGCCCCGCACACGCCCCTATCAGACACAGAATTTCTATTCCTATCTAAGTAACCCCGGAAAGGAGGTTTCACCCAATGGCACAAAAAACAAAACGCCCACCCGTTCCCGTAAAAAGTGGAAAGCCTAA